In a single window of the Pseudohongiella acticola genome:
- a CDS encoding DUF488 domain-containing protein: MFTIGYATKPIDRYIEQLLHHGVNVVADVRSVPYSKVFHDYHQEALRQHLQQAGLRYVYLGEELGPRSKDRAHYDDSSQVQFDRLMASTLYQSGVQRLFDGVDKGFSIAMTCACKDPAICHRSLLIGWSLKHQYNVELQHITHDGSLETQSALEQRLMTMTGTVPDLLAGDEAALQLAYQQQCQACAYRRPPD, encoded by the coding sequence ATGTTCACAATCGGCTACGCCACCAAACCCATTGATCGCTATATTGAACAGCTGCTGCACCACGGTGTTAACGTGGTGGCCGACGTGCGCTCGGTGCCGTATAGCAAAGTATTTCACGACTACCATCAGGAAGCGCTGCGGCAGCATCTGCAGCAGGCCGGGTTGCGTTATGTCTATCTGGGTGAGGAGCTGGGGCCGCGCTCAAAAGATCGCGCACATTATGATGACAGCAGTCAGGTGCAGTTTGACCGACTGATGGCATCGACGCTGTATCAATCGGGGGTGCAGAGGTTATTCGATGGCGTGGACAAAGGGTTCAGCATCGCCATGACCTGCGCCTGCAAGGATCCGGCAATCTGCCACCGCAGTCTTCTGATAGGCTGGTCACTCAAGCACCAGTACAACGTCGAGTTGCAGCACATCACCCACGACGGTTCACTGGAAACGCAGTCGGCGCTCGAGCAGCGGCTGATGACGATGACCGGCACCGTGCCGGATCTGCTGGCTGGTGACGAAGCGGCGCTGCAACTGGCTTACCAGCAGCAGTGCCAGGCATGTGCCTATCGCCGCCCTCCCGACTGA
- a CDS encoding MarR family winged helix-turn-helix transcriptional regulator has translation MPSRKQTIATILGSFQIIRRALLQQVAERPACEQGESNVSLAEQMTLLTVAARGAVSVKDIASARMISSSAATQVVNSLVKKGYLIRSQDEADRRATVVTLGAAYQKLVASRTDNAASYLTPVFAALTQKELEEYDRLNRKLVDSLRDNASPE, from the coding sequence ATGCCCAGCCGCAAACAAACCATCGCCACGATTCTCGGCAGTTTTCAGATCATTCGTCGCGCCCTGCTGCAACAGGTGGCCGAGCGCCCGGCCTGCGAGCAGGGTGAGAGCAACGTCAGTCTGGCCGAGCAAATGACGCTGCTGACAGTCGCTGCGCGTGGCGCCGTGAGCGTGAAAGACATTGCCAGCGCCCGCATGATCAGCAGCAGCGCCGCCACACAAGTTGTCAATTCGCTGGTAAAGAAGGGCTATCTGATCCGCAGCCAGGACGAAGCCGACCGGCGCGCCACGGTGGTCACACTGGGCGCGGCATATCAGAAGCTGGTCGCATCACGCACAGATAACGCCGCCAGCTACCTGACACCTGTCTTTGCAGCTCTCACCCAGAAAGAGCTTGAAGAATATGACCGGCTCAACAGAAAGCTGGTCGATTCATTGCGCGACAACGCCTCACCCGAATAA
- a CDS encoding MDR family MFS transporter: protein MNIPQIDITDQQRRLSLIAILVVFMLGALDMTILSTATPTIVADLDGLELYAWVTTAYMLSSTVLVPIFGKLGDMYGRKRILVWGISIFLLGSVLCGLSGEFGDLPILGDGMQQLIVFRAVKGIGGAALFTSAIGIVADLYPPLQRAKFMGLFGAVFALASLIGPTIGGLLTDHASATWFGHYVAGWRWVFYANLPLGLIALYMVSNKMPTLNTHQGGKIDYLGAMILLIVFIPFLLALTWGGNRYAWNSPQLLSMFALSAVAFVAFIRVESRASDAVMPLDLFQSRIFVFANLSSFVLGMAFMGAVMFMPLYMQVVLGVDATGSGFAMLPLMGGLMLTSILSGRLVSRSGRYKAYMVGGVVILVCGMYLLTNLDVDSSLMQLNIAMAVVGLGLGPSQSLTNLIVQSAFPVSKIGVATSTTQFFRQVGNTVGVAIFGAVLVTSLAEELPKQLPQMAGSATEFNMNQAQSMAMNPQSMQATVQAQFDAYTPLVERAFAGERAAAAELIANPLLPDELKAPLENYLARDDVTEVPNAERYLTAYKAGIEQQVSAAVVTIKRGTRTAFANSINSMFFTSLWICLLGLIVTVFIPVIPLGTRDQENNATSADVS from the coding sequence ATGAACATCCCCCAGATCGATATTACGGATCAGCAGAGACGACTCTCACTGATTGCCATTCTTGTTGTTTTTATGCTCGGCGCCCTCGACATGACGATCCTGTCAACGGCCACGCCCACCATTGTGGCTGATCTGGATGGTCTTGAACTGTATGCCTGGGTGACAACAGCCTACATGCTGTCATCAACGGTGCTGGTGCCGATCTTCGGCAAACTCGGCGACATGTATGGCCGCAAACGCATTCTGGTCTGGGGCATCAGCATTTTTCTGCTCGGTTCGGTCTTGTGCGGCCTGAGCGGAGAGTTTGGTGACCTGCCCATTCTCGGCGATGGCATGCAGCAACTGATTGTGTTTAGAGCCGTCAAGGGCATTGGCGGTGCAGCGCTTTTCACCAGCGCCATCGGCATCGTTGCCGACCTCTATCCTCCTTTGCAGCGGGCCAAGTTCATGGGTCTGTTTGGCGCCGTGTTTGCGCTGGCCAGCTTGATCGGTCCGACCATCGGCGGGTTATTGACCGACCATGCCAGCGCCACCTGGTTTGGACACTACGTTGCCGGCTGGCGCTGGGTGTTTTATGCCAACCTGCCACTGGGCCTGATCGCCCTGTACATGGTGTCCAACAAGATGCCGACGCTGAATACACATCAGGGTGGCAAGATCGACTATCTGGGCGCGATGATCCTGTTGATTGTGTTTATCCCCTTCCTGCTGGCACTGACCTGGGGCGGCAACCGCTACGCCTGGAATTCACCGCAGCTGCTCAGCATGTTTGCGCTGAGCGCAGTCGCTTTTGTAGCGTTTATCCGGGTGGAGTCGCGTGCGTCTGACGCGGTCATGCCGCTGGACCTGTTCCAAAGCCGGATATTCGTTTTTGCCAACTTATCGTCGTTTGTGCTTGGCATGGCGTTTATGGGCGCGGTGATGTTTATGCCGCTGTACATGCAGGTCGTGTTGGGCGTGGACGCGACCGGCAGCGGTTTTGCCATGTTGCCGCTGATGGGCGGCCTGATGTTAACCAGTATTTTGAGCGGCCGCCTGGTATCACGATCAGGTCGCTATAAAGCCTACATGGTCGGCGGTGTTGTCATTCTGGTCTGCGGCATGTATCTGCTTACAAACCTGGATGTGGATTCAAGCCTGATGCAGCTCAACATCGCCATGGCGGTAGTAGGCCTGGGACTGGGTCCGTCGCAAAGCCTGACCAACCTGATCGTGCAAAGCGCGTTTCCGGTATCCAAAATCGGTGTCGCCACCAGTACCACCCAGTTTTTCCGACAGGTGGGCAATACCGTTGGTGTCGCAATATTCGGCGCGGTTCTGGTGACCAGTCTGGCGGAGGAGCTGCCTAAACAGTTACCCCAGATGGCAGGATCAGCTACTGAGTTCAATATGAACCAGGCGCAGTCCATGGCCATGAACCCGCAGTCGATGCAGGCAACGGTGCAGGCCCAATTTGACGCATATACACCGCTGGTAGAACGTGCATTTGCCGGTGAGCGCGCGGCGGCGGCAGAGTTGATCGCCAACCCTCTGCTACCTGATGAATTAAAGGCGCCTCTGGAGAATTATCTGGCACGAGATGACGTCACCGAAGTACCGAATGCCGAGCGCTACCTGACGGCCTACAAGGCTGGAATCGAACAGCAGGTGTCTGCAGCGGTGGTAACGATCAAGCGAGGCACACGGACTGCGTTTGCCAATTCGATTAATTCGATGTTTTTCACCAGCCTGTGGATCTGTCTGTTGGGGCTGATCGTCACGGTATTTATCCCGGTCATACCGCTGGGAACGCGCGACCAGGAGAACAACGCCACTTCAGCAGACGTCAGCTGA
- a CDS encoding ABA4-like family protein, with amino-acid sequence MFNTDYETLFSIVGVLAFVGWGALAFSPLRPAFLILAARAVSVVLAIIYTTFLISLWGVEPEGNFSSLAGVAAGFSNMGNLLTGWIHFLALDLFIGAWQVEKGRKVGLPHLLLLPCLALTFLYGPLGLLLFLAIQSIKQRSVVVS; translated from the coding sequence ATGTTTAATACTGACTACGAAACCCTGTTTTCTATTGTTGGGGTGTTGGCGTTTGTTGGCTGGGGCGCGTTAGCGTTTTCCCCGCTCAGGCCTGCGTTCCTGATTCTTGCCGCGCGCGCAGTCAGTGTCGTGTTGGCAATCATCTATACAACCTTTCTGATCTCCCTGTGGGGTGTCGAGCCCGAAGGCAATTTTTCCTCTCTTGCCGGCGTTGCAGCGGGATTCTCAAATATGGGCAACCTGCTCACCGGTTGGATACATTTTCTTGCGCTGGATCTTTTTATTGGCGCATGGCAGGTAGAGAAAGGGAGGAAGGTTGGACTGCCTCACCTGCTCTTGTTGCCTTGTCTGGCGTTGACGTTTTTATATGGGCCGTTGGGGTTGCTGCTGTTTTTAGCCATACAGTCTATTAAGCAGAGGTCCGTGGTAGTCAGCTGA
- a CDS encoding efflux RND transporter periplasmic adaptor subunit: MVVLILLRTQQGSSEEVQDQALLATVNIGSIENTIAAAGSLQPSDYVDVGAQVSGQLQRLYVEIGDIVSEGQLLAEIDARVQEARVEASRASIESLESQIASRQATLELARSNAKRQARLNTQNATSQLDYDNAMVALATAESNVIQLQKQIEQSQASLESEATELEFTRIYAPMAGTVVSIAMEEGRTLNASQSAPTILRIADLGTMTVEADISEADIGDIKPGMEVYFTTLGGGQRRWYGSVRQILPTPTIESNVVLYTGLFDVENTDGSLLPEMTAQVFFITASARDVLTVPLGAITLLDAPRRRTPAERDSAASGDSPPATENALPREVMASIMTAARERGITPRPALATVIDANGTEVQKQLMIGVSSRVSAEVLAGLEAGDQVVAGIIQRQQASQAARQNSPTGGFRPGGF, from the coding sequence ATGGTTGTACTGATTCTGCTTCGCACTCAGCAAGGAAGCAGTGAGGAAGTACAGGACCAGGCACTTCTGGCAACGGTTAATATCGGTTCTATCGAAAATACCATTGCTGCCGCCGGCAGTCTGCAGCCCAGCGACTACGTCGATGTCGGCGCGCAGGTGTCCGGGCAGTTGCAGCGACTGTATGTGGAGATTGGCGATATTGTCAGCGAGGGGCAATTGCTGGCGGAAATTGATGCCCGCGTGCAAGAGGCGCGCGTGGAAGCAAGCCGGGCCAGTATTGAATCCCTGGAGTCCCAGATTGCTTCGCGCCAGGCCACGCTGGAACTGGCGCGTTCAAATGCAAAGCGGCAGGCACGGTTGAACACCCAGAATGCAACCAGCCAACTGGATTACGACAATGCCATGGTGGCGCTGGCAACGGCTGAATCCAACGTAATTCAACTGCAGAAACAGATCGAACAGAGCCAGGCCAGCCTTGAGTCAGAGGCGACCGAACTGGAGTTTACCCGTATCTACGCGCCCATGGCGGGCACCGTCGTGTCCATCGCCATGGAGGAAGGACGAACCCTGAATGCATCGCAGTCGGCGCCTACCATCCTGCGCATTGCCGACCTGGGCACAATGACAGTGGAGGCTGATATCAGTGAAGCCGACATCGGTGACATCAAACCCGGCATGGAAGTGTATTTCACCACCCTGGGCGGCGGGCAGCGCCGCTGGTACGGCAGCGTGCGGCAGATCCTGCCGACACCGACCATTGAGAGCAACGTGGTACTTTATACCGGCTTGTTCGACGTCGAAAATACCGATGGCTCCCTGTTGCCCGAAATGACCGCCCAGGTTTTTTTTATCACCGCATCTGCCCGGGATGTTCTGACCGTGCCGCTGGGCGCGATCACGCTGCTTGACGCACCGCGACGCAGAACTCCCGCCGAACGCGACTCTGCAGCATCCGGCGACTCGCCTCCTGCAACCGAAAACGCCCTGCCCCGCGAAGTCATGGCCAGCATCATGACGGCCGCGCGGGAACGAGGCATCACGCCACGACCAGCACTGGCCACGGTTATTGACGCCAACGGCACCGAAGTCCAGAAACAGCTCATGATCGGGGTCAGCAGTCGCGTGTCAGCCGAAGTATTGGCAGGACTGGAGGCCGGCGATCAGGTGGTTGCCGGTATTATCCAGAGACAGCAGGCCAGCCAGGCGGCAAGGCAGAACTCCCCTACCGGCGGCTTCCGCCCTGGGGGGTTCTGA
- a CDS encoding MacB family efflux pump subunit: MTNSTRDNEVTSDTPFIELQGIHRTFTTDGGVQVHALRGIDLKIYPGEFLAIIGQSGSGKSTLMNILGCLDRPSEGSYLFGGRDIRSFDADGLAWLRREAFGFVFQSYNLLANATAEENVEIPAIYAGTGHSERRQRAETLLTSLGLGERMDHRPSQLSGGQQQRVSMARALMNGGKIILADEPTGALDSQSSIEVMKLLTDLARQGHTVIIITHEPEVAAHADRVVEFRDGAIISDSGTVRPTDGEQTGSAIETLFGERKPVSPLGSLLEAVRMAMRSLRSNLFRTILTLLGVVIGVASVVAMLAIGEGAQQEIVDRISSIGTNRLSLQPARMEGQRRNLPSTLTFEDADAISADLSNILGAMPQINGSSTVRYGRQDSDTSITATSENMPDLQNWPLASGVFFTRDDSESYTAVAVLGATVASELFPDGNDPLGKYILIRNIPFQIIGVLTSKGAAAGPGGGDQDDVVYVPLKTGALRLFGETRVNSISVMVDDIEQIDTTEKQLRELMVARHGSEDFRIFNSAELLATVSSSQQTFTLLLGSVAAISLLVGGIGVMNIMLVSVTERTREIGIRMATGARQLDIMWQFLSEAIVVSGLGGVIGVLGGLGVGFILLQSGVAIKFTALPAIVAFCCATATGLIFGFTPARKASRLDPVTALANE; encoded by the coding sequence ATGACCAACTCAACACGCGACAACGAAGTCACTTCGGATACGCCGTTTATCGAGCTTCAGGGGATTCACCGCACCTTTACCACCGACGGTGGCGTGCAGGTTCATGCCCTCAGAGGCATTGACCTGAAGATCTATCCGGGCGAGTTCCTGGCGATCATAGGACAATCCGGCTCAGGCAAATCCACGCTGATGAACATCCTCGGGTGTCTCGACCGCCCCAGCGAAGGAAGCTATCTCTTCGGCGGGCGCGACATACGCAGTTTTGACGCTGACGGCCTTGCCTGGTTGCGGCGGGAAGCGTTCGGGTTTGTGTTTCAGAGCTACAACCTGCTGGCCAATGCCACCGCCGAAGAGAACGTGGAAATACCCGCCATCTATGCCGGCACCGGACACAGCGAGCGACGCCAGCGGGCGGAAACCCTATTGACGTCACTGGGCCTGGGCGAGCGCATGGACCACCGACCCAGTCAGCTTTCGGGTGGTCAGCAGCAGCGTGTGTCGATGGCGCGGGCACTGATGAACGGCGGCAAGATCATCCTCGCAGATGAACCCACTGGCGCACTGGATTCGCAGAGCAGCATTGAAGTCATGAAGCTTCTCACTGACCTGGCACGTCAGGGTCATACGGTCATCATCATTACTCACGAACCAGAGGTCGCGGCACACGCAGACCGCGTGGTTGAATTCAGGGACGGCGCCATCATCAGTGATTCCGGCACGGTACGCCCGACTGACGGCGAGCAAACCGGCAGCGCCATTGAAACCCTGTTCGGGGAACGCAAACCAGTGTCACCTCTGGGCAGCCTTCTGGAAGCCGTCCGCATGGCAATGCGCTCACTGCGCTCCAACCTGTTCAGAACCATCCTGACTTTGCTCGGCGTTGTTATTGGTGTTGCCTCGGTGGTGGCGATGCTGGCGATTGGCGAAGGCGCGCAGCAGGAAATTGTGGATCGAATCAGTTCCATTGGTACCAATCGACTGTCATTACAACCCGCTCGAATGGAAGGCCAGCGCCGTAACCTGCCCTCCACACTGACCTTTGAAGATGCCGATGCCATCTCCGCCGACCTGAGCAATATTCTCGGGGCCATGCCCCAGATCAATGGCAGCAGTACCGTGCGATATGGCCGGCAGGACTCGGACACATCAATCACCGCAACCAGCGAGAATATGCCCGATCTGCAGAACTGGCCTCTCGCCAGTGGCGTATTTTTTACGCGCGACGACAGTGAAAGTTACACCGCGGTTGCAGTACTGGGCGCCACCGTTGCCAGCGAACTGTTCCCCGACGGCAATGATCCGCTGGGCAAATACATTCTGATTCGCAACATTCCGTTTCAGATTATCGGCGTGCTCACCAGTAAAGGTGCTGCCGCTGGACCCGGCGGCGGTGACCAGGACGATGTGGTTTATGTGCCACTGAAAACCGGCGCCTTGAGACTGTTCGGAGAGACCCGGGTCAATTCGATCTCGGTCATGGTGGACGACATCGAACAGATCGACACCACCGAAAAACAGCTGCGTGAACTGATGGTGGCTCGACACGGGAGTGAGGATTTCCGGATCTTCAACAGTGCCGAATTACTGGCGACAGTCTCGTCATCACAACAGACCTTCACACTTTTGCTGGGATCGGTCGCGGCAATATCCCTGCTTGTTGGCGGCATTGGTGTCATGAACATCATGCTGGTCTCGGTCACTGAACGCACGCGCGAAATCGGTATCAGGATGGCGACTGGCGCCCGTCAACTCGACATCATGTGGCAGTTCCTGTCTGAAGCCATTGTGGTCTCAGGTCTTGGCGGAGTGATCGGTGTGCTCGGCGGCCTTGGTGTTGGTTTCATTCTGTTGCAGTCCGGTGTCGCCATCAAATTCACAGCATTGCCTGCCATCGTCGCATTCTGCTGCGCCACTGCCACAGGATTGATCTTTGGCTTCACACCCGCGCGCAAAGCATCGCGTCTGGACCCGGTCACTGCACTGGCTAACGAGTAA
- a CDS encoding efflux transporter outer membrane subunit translates to MKNDFLKPLFIALFFTGCSTTDLPELAPGDLPTQWQAAAASTAREWPDQNWWTEFDNEELSSYLEQVKSNNFDLAINDRNLTSAQILLRDAGFDLLPNPVVSISTQPSYSEVRVDGETQRGSSGSDLVLGVAASYTNILSKPAIYDEELADYDYRVAQAADVSLNTFSTAASVYFQLLLTRDRIEFTEQNVENAQTIYEIAQARVDSGVAVPIEALQQQISLEQQRISLQNLRQDEISLRGSLALLSGQSMQGFNLDGTTLDAIAIPDIQPGLPSELLSRRPDLVLAEADLRSARANVDVVKTSFLPQISLTASGSTSSSSLSALVANPDSVIALSSSIAQVLLDNGQRGRNIDLATLTLENSLSRYRAAVINAFNEIEIILGNVAFLAAQSEVAIRNLDAAEESFRIAELRYQEGVVDFETVLNTQNVLFQTRSSYLDSKLAQLNVAVALYQALGGGWEVAERSAI, encoded by the coding sequence ATGAAAAATGATTTTCTTAAACCTTTGTTCATAGCGCTATTTTTTACCGGCTGTTCGACAACGGATCTTCCGGAACTGGCGCCAGGTGATCTACCAACACAGTGGCAGGCTGCCGCTGCGTCAACCGCACGGGAGTGGCCCGATCAGAACTGGTGGACAGAATTTGATAACGAGGAATTGAGCAGCTACCTGGAACAGGTTAAATCCAACAATTTTGATCTGGCAATAAACGATCGCAACCTGACATCGGCGCAAATTCTGTTACGCGATGCGGGTTTCGATCTGCTTCCCAACCCGGTGGTCTCGATCAGCACGCAACCCTCATACAGTGAGGTCAGGGTTGACGGCGAAACCCAGCGCGGCTCATCCGGGTCCGATCTGGTGCTGGGGGTCGCTGCCAGCTATACCAACATCCTCAGCAAACCTGCAATCTATGACGAGGAGTTGGCTGACTATGACTATCGGGTGGCACAAGCCGCCGACGTGTCACTGAATACATTCTCCACTGCCGCATCCGTGTATTTTCAGCTGCTGCTGACGCGTGATCGGATCGAATTTACCGAACAGAACGTGGAGAACGCCCAGACCATTTATGAAATCGCACAGGCACGGGTCGACTCTGGTGTTGCGGTGCCCATCGAAGCATTGCAACAGCAGATCTCGCTGGAACAACAGCGCATCAGCCTGCAGAACCTGAGACAGGATGAGATCTCACTGCGAGGGTCACTGGCCCTGCTCAGCGGGCAATCCATGCAAGGGTTTAATCTTGACGGCACCACACTGGACGCCATTGCGATTCCAGACATTCAACCCGGTTTGCCGTCGGAATTACTAAGCCGAAGGCCCGACCTGGTATTGGCTGAGGCAGACCTGCGCAGTGCTCGCGCAAACGTTGACGTGGTTAAAACCAGCTTCCTGCCACAAATATCCCTGACCGCCAGTGGCAGTACTTCGAGTAGCTCACTCAGTGCGCTGGTAGCAAATCCGGACAGCGTGATTGCACTTAGCAGCAGCATTGCCCAGGTGCTGCTGGACAACGGCCAGCGTGGACGCAATATCGATCTGGCAACACTGACTCTGGAAAACAGTTTGAGCCGTTATCGCGCGGCCGTTATCAATGCCTTCAACGAAATAGAAATTATTCTGGGTAATGTGGCGTTTCTGGCAGCACAGAGTGAGGTGGCGATACGCAATCTTGACGCTGCCGAAGAATCGTTTCGTATTGCCGAATTGCGCTACCAGGAAGGCGTCGTCGACTTTGAAACGGTATTGAATACCCAGAATGTTCTGTTTCAGACGCGTTCCAGCTACCTGGATAGCAAACTGGCGCAATTGAATGTTGCTGTTGCACTGTATCAGGCACTCGGTGGCGGCTGGGAGGTTGCAGAGCGGTCTGCCATCTGA
- a CDS encoding 7TM diverse intracellular signaling domain-containing protein, translating to MYLIKKQDPLLTPPSSSCVRPIAWIASLLLTIAFSNSWSESIRIDAGVDSLSLADHVQLLEDTSAMLTFEEVSGSLSIADFGSNVPFDLDFGYTDSALWFRLDLDWAPDLRDAGLPFLLEIGPPKPTNDVFVWVLDGDGDVLESLHMHNNQTRFHAREVRTLPGGFVVRLFPDTDSTVYVRATSFRNFHVPLTLWSESAFKRDEAWGILIMGLFYGTISIMILYNLFLFLTVRDRNYLYYVAYATAVLLVYLGVNGHMVFLDLNDNYFMRHLSGASVALMSLTRLLFTRSFLGINTYHRVLARVFDLLIAGAVILLLLAIVPQDFGLFQVSSVIFSFFAFSATIYAMVDGVARGHALAKLYLLVTLAGEIGLIIGFGTLVLGWFPHNWFNDNATFIGLMAETVLFSFALAWRFKLLEGEKDKALQETARLESEIQQFQQAEQQLKLSQTRLQQILEHSDLRLVALNEAGYITFASEGFCNMLGFSKVELQDIDFNKLVSHARGETPFALNRLASHEDDEDHAVSVEDLCLKASGREILTRGRLAQIGVDDAFYLLVLNDPATDDSLQDPLQAFRMMAKARDRLGSMSKQLQSLEPLLIDAAPAARQQLQDVYDKLSELTGHPTDAQPSSSLKARLIETMCLAVECWEMYTGNTKVELAQQSKLWAIVIDNGRLRTRTLDRYLSEESFPKRPRWRQVARTGYFVLAAIKDKKNLPAETRDALKYSLLELQALTSGERG from the coding sequence ATGTATTTAATAAAGAAACAGGATCCATTGTTGACCCCTCCCTCAAGCTCGTGCGTACGTCCCATTGCCTGGATTGCCAGTCTTCTGCTGACAATCGCATTTTCAAATTCCTGGTCCGAATCAATCAGAATTGATGCAGGGGTCGACTCGCTGTCGTTGGCAGACCATGTGCAGCTGCTGGAAGACACGTCCGCCATGCTGACATTTGAGGAGGTATCCGGGTCTCTGTCGATTGCCGATTTCGGCAGCAATGTCCCCTTTGATCTGGATTTTGGATATACCGATTCTGCGCTGTGGTTCAGGCTGGATCTGGACTGGGCGCCTGATTTGCGGGACGCCGGCCTGCCCTTTTTGCTGGAAATAGGGCCGCCCAAACCGACCAATGATGTATTTGTCTGGGTACTCGATGGCGATGGTGACGTGCTGGAAAGTCTGCACATGCACAATAACCAGACCCGGTTTCATGCCAGGGAGGTGCGGACGCTGCCAGGTGGCTTCGTGGTTCGCCTGTTTCCGGATACCGACAGTACTGTTTATGTACGGGCTACATCGTTTCGCAACTTCCATGTCCCGTTGACGCTGTGGTCGGAATCCGCTTTCAAGCGCGACGAAGCCTGGGGAATCCTGATCATGGGCCTGTTCTACGGCACCATCAGCATCATGATTCTCTACAACCTGTTCCTGTTTCTGACCGTGAGGGACCGCAACTACCTCTACTATGTAGCCTATGCGACCGCCGTTTTGCTGGTATATCTGGGCGTCAATGGCCACATGGTGTTTCTGGATCTGAATGACAACTATTTCATGCGTCATCTTAGTGGTGCGTCAGTGGCATTGATGAGTCTCACCCGGCTACTGTTCACGCGCTCCTTCCTGGGTATCAATACCTACCACCGGGTGCTTGCCAGGGTCTTTGACCTGCTGATTGCCGGCGCGGTCATATTGCTGTTGCTGGCCATAGTGCCGCAGGATTTTGGTCTGTTTCAGGTCAGCTCAGTGATCTTCAGCTTTTTTGCGTTTTCGGCAACTATCTATGCCATGGTGGATGGCGTTGCGCGGGGACATGCGCTGGCCAAACTCTATCTGCTGGTGACGCTGGCCGGTGAGATTGGACTGATTATTGGCTTTGGTACGCTGGTGCTGGGCTGGTTTCCGCACAACTGGTTCAATGATAATGCCACGTTCATTGGTCTGATGGCAGAAACCGTGCTGTTCTCCTTCGCCCTGGCCTGGCGTTTCAAGTTGCTGGAAGGTGAAAAGGATAAGGCCCTGCAGGAGACTGCGCGCCTGGAATCCGAGATTCAGCAGTTCCAGCAGGCAGAGCAGCAGCTGAAGCTGTCCCAGACCCGCCTGCAACAGATTCTCGAGCACAGTGATCTCAGGCTGGTCGCCCTGAACGAGGCCGGCTATATCACCTTTGCCTCCGAAGGTTTCTGCAATATGCTGGGTTTCAGCAAAGTCGAGTTGCAGGATATCGATTTCAACAAACTGGTGTCGCACGCACGGGGAGAAACGCCTTTCGCGCTCAACCGCCTGGCCAGCCACGAAGATGACGAAGATCACGCTGTTAGCGTTGAAGATCTTTGCCTGAAAGCCAGCGGCAGGGAGATTTTGACCCGAGGTCGGTTGGCACAGATTGGTGTGGACGATGCTTTTTATCTGCTGGTGTTAAACGATCCGGCTACTGACGACAGTTTGCAGGATCCATTGCAGGCCTTCCGTATGATGGCCAAAGCCAGAGACCGACTGGGTTCCATGTCCAAACAGCTGCAATCGCTGGAACCCCTGCTGATCGATGCGGCACCGGCAGCCCGTCAGCAATTGCAGGATGTTTATGACAAATTAAGCGAACTGACCGGTCATCCGACAGATGCCCAGCCCAGTAGCTCCCTGAAGGCGCGCCTGATCGAGACAATGTGCCTGGCCGTGGAGTGCTGGGAGATGTATACCGGCAATACCAAGGTAGAGCTCGCCCAGCAGAGCAAGCTGTGGGCTATCGTCATCGACAATGGCCGGCTGCGCACACGGACACTTGATCGCTATCTGAGCGAGGAAAGTTTTCCCAAGCGCCCACGCTGGCGACAGGTCGCCCGTACCGGCTACTTCGTGCTGGCGGCAATCAAGGACAAGAAAAATTTGCCAGCTGAAACCCGGGATGCGCTGAAGTACTCGCTGCTGGAGTTGCAGGCGCTAACCAGTGGTGAGCGTGGCTAG